In Bacillus sp. Marseille-Q1617, a genomic segment contains:
- a CDS encoding restriction endonuclease, translating to MIYLEIVVALILAAAFFQFYSHKRKNDYQTQLLAQHIDKSEEMKRTLATGLYMRFKKETEEDKTLSSSYLKQDPIMFESFVAEIIERAKGGSTWVSPPTGDFGIDFEHTTEDGLFLGQVKCYRGDLPFEAIALVHSNMVKRDATGGYVVTTGSFTQGARDYAAGLNIDLIEGVQLVDLWLEGLENAEQEIKDVIPTYI from the coding sequence ATGATTTACTTAGAAATAGTAGTTGCACTAATACTGGCTGCCGCTTTCTTTCAGTTTTATTCTCACAAAAGAAAAAACGACTACCAGACTCAGCTACTGGCACAACATATTGATAAGAGCGAAGAAATGAAAAGAACTCTTGCAACCGGCTTATACATGAGGTTTAAAAAAGAAACTGAAGAAGATAAAACATTATCCTCTTCTTATTTAAAACAAGACCCGATCATGTTTGAGTCATTTGTAGCGGAAATAATCGAAAGAGCAAAAGGAGGAAGCACTTGGGTATCTCCACCCACTGGGGATTTCGGAATTGACTTTGAACATACTACTGAAGATGGTCTTTTTCTGGGACAGGTAAAATGCTATCGAGGAGACTTGCCCTTTGAAGCAATTGCTCTAGTACATAGCAATATGGTCAAAAGAGATGCAACAGGAGGGTATGTAGTAACTACAGGCTCATTCACTCAAGGTGCCAGAGACTATGCTGCAGGACTTAATATAGACCTAATAGAGGGGGTACAACTTGTAGATTTATGGTTAGAAGGATTAGAAAATGCTGAGCAAGAAATAAAAGATGTCATCCCGACCTATATTTAA
- a CDS encoding recombinase family protein, which yields MKIGYARVSTQDQSLDLQMDALQKAGCEKVYSEKVSGMKDDRQKLKELIDYAREGDVLVVYKLDRLGRSTKKLIELTDELENRGIELVSIRDNIDTTTAVGKAMFRMLAVLSEMERDLISERTRAGLESARARGRKGGRPRKDSKIINKAIKLYESRQYSVREIEDLTGVSKATLYRELKEKNMNND from the coding sequence ATGAAAATTGGTTATGCAAGGGTTAGCACCCAAGACCAAAGCCTAGATCTTCAAATGGATGCACTTCAAAAAGCTGGTTGTGAAAAGGTATATTCTGAAAAGGTTAGCGGTATGAAAGACGACAGGCAAAAGCTGAAAGAATTGATTGATTACGCTAGAGAAGGAGATGTTCTAGTTGTATATAAGTTAGACCGTCTTGGAAGATCTACAAAGAAGCTTATTGAACTTACAGATGAACTTGAGAATAGGGGAATAGAACTTGTAAGCATTCGAGATAACATAGACACTACTACAGCAGTTGGGAAGGCTATGTTTCGTATGCTGGCAGTATTAAGTGAAATGGAAAGGGATTTAATATCAGAACGCACTAGAGCAGGATTAGAGAGCGCTAGAGCAAGGGGAAGAAAGGGAGGGAGACCTAGAAAAGACTCCAAAATAATTAATAAAGCTATAAAACTTTATGAGTCAAGACAATATTCGGTTAGGGAAATTGAAGATTTGACAGGAGTGTCTAAGGCTACGTTATATAGAGAATTGAAAGAGAAGAATATGAATAATGATTAG
- a CDS encoding DUF3800 domain-containing protein, whose translation MQYIIYCDESVKNGTYYGNFYGGALVRSIHFEEVKQSLEDKMKELNLLSEVKWQKVTSSYLEKYMELINHFFDFIKADKVKIRVMFTHNAYAAKKLTKEQRENEYFLLYYQFIKHAFGFRYSNNSHSRISLYSYFDQLPDTKEKNQNFKDFIYSLQFQDFFEEANLFIHSKDDIAEAKSHDHVILQCLDVVLGAMEFRLNEKHKEIPKGKKRRGKRTVAKEKLYKLINSRIREIYPNFNIGESTGIKGSPDNRWNHPYRHWKFVPSDKQLNKNYTPKNKK comes from the coding sequence ATGCAGTATATTATTTATTGTGATGAGTCAGTGAAAAATGGAACTTACTATGGCAATTTTTATGGAGGAGCTTTAGTAAGATCAATACATTTTGAAGAAGTAAAACAGTCTCTTGAAGATAAAATGAAAGAATTAAATCTGCTATCTGAAGTTAAGTGGCAAAAGGTTACCTCAAGCTATTTAGAAAAATATATGGAACTAATAAATCATTTTTTTGATTTTATAAAGGCGGATAAAGTAAAGATAAGAGTAATGTTCACTCATAATGCATATGCTGCTAAGAAACTAACTAAAGAGCAAAGAGAAAATGAATATTTCCTACTTTACTATCAATTTATTAAACATGCTTTTGGTTTTAGGTATTCAAATAACTCGCATAGTAGGATATCTCTGTACTCATACTTTGATCAACTTCCAGATACCAAAGAAAAAAATCAAAATTTTAAAGATTTTATTTATAGCTTGCAGTTTCAAGACTTTTTTGAAGAAGCCAACTTGTTCATTCATAGCAAAGATGACATTGCAGAAGCTAAGTCTCATGACCACGTTATATTGCAATGCTTGGATGTAGTATTGGGAGCAATGGAGTTCCGCTTAAATGAGAAACATAAAGAAATTCCAAAAGGCAAGAAAAGAAGAGGTAAAAGAACAGTTGCTAAAGAAAAACTTTATAAATTAATTAATTCTCGAATTAGAGAGATATATCCAAATTTCAATATTGGAGAAAGCACTGGAATTAAAGGGAGTCCAGATAATAGGTGGAACCATCCTTATAGGCATTGGAAGTTTGTACCTAGTGATAAGCAGCTAAACAAAAATTATACTCCAAAAAATAAAAAATGA
- a CDS encoding SDR family oxidoreductase — MNVLVIGANGHTGRLILKELVNSTQHFAKAMIRKSEQTNDMEDLGARPVVADLEQDFSYALENVNAVIFAAGSGSKTGEDKTIAIDQEGAKKAVDYAKQKGIERFIMLSSMGADQPENAPEGMHVYLKAKNEADVHLQESGLNYTIVRPGALTFDDASGNIIAERSIADKSGSISRADVAKVLVESLTTLETNHKVFEILNGEIPVDEALKKL, encoded by the coding sequence ATGAATGTACTTGTTATTGGAGCGAATGGCCATACCGGCCGGCTCATTTTAAAAGAGCTTGTGAACAGCACTCAGCACTTCGCTAAAGCCATGATCCGTAAATCTGAACAGACAAACGATATGGAAGACCTGGGTGCAAGACCGGTCGTCGCAGATCTTGAACAGGATTTCTCCTATGCCCTTGAAAATGTCAATGCGGTCATTTTCGCTGCCGGGAGCGGTAGTAAAACAGGCGAGGATAAAACGATTGCAATCGATCAGGAAGGCGCGAAAAAAGCGGTTGATTATGCAAAGCAAAAGGGAATCGAACGTTTCATCATGTTGAGTTCCATGGGAGCCGACCAGCCGGAGAACGCCCCGGAAGGCATGCACGTCTATCTAAAAGCCAAAAATGAAGCGGATGTACACCTTCAAGAAAGCGGCCTGAACTATACGATTGTCCGTCCAGGAGCCTTGACCTTTGACGATGCGAGCGGAAATATCATCGCGGAGCGGTCCATAGCCGATAAAAGCGGCAGTATCTCGCGGGCTGACGTAGCCAAGGTGCTCGTGGAATCATTGACCACTTTAGAAACGAACCACAAAGTGTTTGAAATCCTTAACGGAGAAATTCCCGTAGATGAAGCCCTAAAGAAATTATAA
- the yumC gene encoding ferredoxin--NADP reductase 2 produces MKEDQKVYDITIIGGGPTGLFTAFYGGMRKASVKIIESLPQLGGQLSTLYPEKYIYDVAGFPKVKAQDLVNNLKEQMAKFETTICLEQAVESVEKQGDGCFKLSTDKEVHYSRTIIITAGNGAFQPRRLELENASQYEGTNLHYFVDNMEKFRGKKVAICGGGDSAVDWALMLEPIAEKVYLIHRRDKFRAHEHSVENLNNSSVELKTPFVPAEIVGDESKIHQIILEEVRGDEKEILDIDELIVNFGFVSSLGPIKDWGLEIEKNSIVVNSRMETNIEGIYAAGDISTYDGKVKLIASGFGEAPTAVNNAKAFMDPKARVQPMHSTSMFTD; encoded by the coding sequence TTGAAGGAAGATCAAAAGGTTTATGATATAACGATTATAGGGGGCGGCCCAACAGGGTTATTCACCGCATTCTATGGCGGGATGAGAAAAGCTTCAGTAAAGATCATCGAAAGTTTACCGCAATTGGGCGGTCAGTTATCCACCCTCTATCCTGAAAAATACATATATGACGTGGCAGGGTTCCCAAAAGTGAAGGCTCAGGACCTTGTCAATAACCTGAAGGAGCAGATGGCCAAGTTTGAAACGACCATATGCCTGGAGCAGGCAGTGGAAAGTGTCGAGAAGCAAGGCGACGGCTGCTTCAAGCTCTCAACTGATAAAGAAGTTCACTATTCAAGGACCATCATCATCACAGCCGGGAACGGTGCATTCCAGCCGAGACGGCTCGAGCTCGAAAACGCTTCTCAATATGAGGGAACGAATCTTCATTATTTCGTCGATAATATGGAGAAGTTCAGAGGCAAAAAAGTGGCGATTTGCGGCGGCGGTGATTCTGCAGTCGATTGGGCATTGATGCTCGAACCGATTGCTGAAAAGGTCTATCTCATTCATCGAAGGGATAAGTTCAGAGCCCATGAGCACAGTGTGGAAAATCTCAACAATTCCTCTGTGGAACTTAAGACTCCTTTTGTTCCTGCTGAAATTGTAGGCGATGAGTCAAAGATCCATCAGATCATTTTAGAAGAAGTACGCGGAGATGAAAAGGAAATCCTTGATATCGATGAGTTGATCGTCAACTTCGGGTTTGTCTCTTCACTCGGACCAATCAAAGATTGGGGACTTGAAATCGAGAAAAATTCAATCGTCGTCAACTCACGAATGGAAACGAATATAGAAGGCATTTACGCAGCAGGCGATATTTCCACCTATGACGGAAAAGTAAAACTGATTGCGAGCGGTTTCGGTGAAGCTCCTACAGCCGTCAACAATGCAAAAGCCTTCATGGACCCGAAAGCAAGAGTACAGCCTATGCACAGTACGTCCATGTTTACAGATTAA
- a CDS encoding NAD(P)/FAD-dependent oxidoreductase — protein sequence MRKPRIVVLGAGYGGLMTVTRLQKQLGTNEAEVILINKNDYHYETTWLHEASAGTLHHDRVRYDIKDVVNTSKVNFLQATVDDIKVAEKKVVTSQGEVEFDYLVVALGAESETFGIQGLHEHAFMISNINSARQIREHIELQFATYKNEEEKNDERLTIVVGGAGFTGIEFLGELGNRVPELCKEYDIDRSKVRIVCVEAAPMILPGFDPELVKYARAALEKKGVEFHIGTPLKEAKADSVLIAKGEDEVEEIKAGTIVWAAGVRGNRIIEKAGIENMRARVKINKDLRAPGHDNIFIIGDCSLMINEETERPYPPTAQIAMQQGEVCARNIAALLHGKDHLEEFTPDLKGTVCSLGEDDAIGVVYGKKLTGTKASFMKKVVDNRALYMVGGPSLVFKKGKFKFF from the coding sequence TTGAGAAAGCCAAGAATCGTTGTTTTAGGTGCAGGTTATGGCGGGCTTATGACAGTAACTCGTCTTCAAAAGCAATTAGGTACGAACGAAGCGGAAGTCATCCTTATTAATAAGAATGATTACCACTATGAAACAACATGGTTACATGAAGCTTCTGCAGGGACTCTTCATCACGACCGTGTGCGTTATGATATTAAAGATGTTGTGAATACAAGCAAAGTGAACTTCTTACAGGCAACTGTGGACGACATCAAAGTAGCAGAAAAGAAAGTTGTAACAAGTCAAGGCGAAGTAGAGTTCGATTATCTTGTGGTTGCGCTTGGTGCCGAGTCTGAGACGTTCGGTATTCAAGGGTTGCACGAGCATGCGTTCATGATTTCAAACATCAACTCAGCTCGTCAAATCCGTGAGCACATTGAACTCCAATTTGCTACGTATAAGAACGAAGAAGAGAAAAACGATGAGCGCCTGACGATCGTCGTAGGTGGAGCAGGCTTCACAGGTATCGAATTCCTTGGGGAGCTGGGTAACCGTGTACCTGAACTATGCAAAGAATACGATATCGACCGTTCAAAAGTACGTATCGTTTGTGTGGAAGCAGCGCCAATGATCCTTCCTGGCTTCGATCCTGAACTTGTGAAATATGCACGTGCCGCTCTTGAGAAAAAAGGCGTTGAATTCCACATCGGAACTCCGCTTAAAGAAGCAAAAGCAGACAGCGTATTGATTGCCAAAGGCGAAGATGAAGTGGAAGAAATCAAAGCTGGTACAATCGTTTGGGCAGCTGGTGTCCGCGGTAACCGCATCATTGAAAAAGCAGGTATCGAAAACATGCGTGCCCGCGTCAAAATCAACAAAGATCTTCGTGCACCAGGTCACGACAATATCTTCATCATCGGTGACTGTTCACTGATGATCAACGAAGAAACAGAACGCCCATACCCGCCGACTGCACAGATTGCAATGCAGCAAGGGGAAGTGTGTGCGCGTAACATCGCAGCTCTTCTTCATGGAAAAGACCATCTTGAAGAATTCACACCGGACCTGAAAGGTACTGTATGTTCACTTGGTGAAGACGACGCAATCGGTGTTGTGTACGGCAAGAAACTTACTGGTACAAAAGCATCATTCATGAAGAAGGTAGTAGACAACCGTGCGCTATACATGGTTGGCGGACCTTCACTAGTATTCAAAAAAGGTAAATTCAAGTTCTTTTAA
- a CDS encoding NUDIX domain-containing protein: protein MKRGKVWLAVAGLVIDKDGNWLVVKKKYGGLKGMWSLPAGFVDEGETVDEAVLREVKEETGLTTTVNGIIGVRTGVIGNEISDNMIIFHLDHVDSDLLKVEESELFDVQWKSPNALMVDGKTSVMIHEMLKQGDLFQRHQAIEGLDPGEQFGYTSYKLFM, encoded by the coding sequence TTGAAAAGGGGAAAGGTGTGGCTGGCTGTTGCCGGACTTGTTATAGATAAAGATGGAAACTGGCTTGTTGTTAAGAAAAAATACGGAGGACTGAAAGGTATGTGGTCACTCCCGGCCGGATTCGTTGACGAAGGAGAAACGGTCGATGAAGCAGTTCTTCGTGAAGTGAAAGAGGAAACGGGCCTCACGACGACTGTTAATGGGATCATCGGGGTACGTACCGGTGTGATAGGGAACGAAATCAGTGATAATATGATCATTTTTCATCTGGATCATGTCGATTCGGATCTGTTGAAAGTAGAAGAAAGTGAACTGTTCGATGTGCAATGGAAATCCCCAAATGCACTGATGGTGGATGGCAAAACCTCCGTCATGATCCATGAAATGCTGAAGCAGGGTGATTTATTCCAGCGCCATCAGGCCATTGAAGGATTGGATCCCGGCGAGCAGTTTGGCTATACGAGTTATAAGTTGTTTATGTGA
- a CDS encoding STAS domain-containing protein, giving the protein MNRPIPIDITGTDALNSIGENIIIANKDYTVTWMNTKASTSMTAIAPLFGLNSAEDMIGMNMDEFHELPPYQRRIMDDIHDGHRARINIKERLAADIVITPITSSTQSGQVEGYMVMLMDVTSRAEEEKRRETMIRELSVPILHIWDKTIALPLKGELDLDRGEIVISTVLEECVKSRIEYVMISISGISRFDDSIRQNLQKLYDCLKLIGVECIIVGITPELAISIGEFENVLTFSDSSTGLKYIMSLQEKESV; this is encoded by the coding sequence ATGAATCGACCGATTCCAATCGACATTACCGGTACCGATGCGTTAAACAGCATAGGTGAAAATATCATTATTGCCAATAAGGATTATACCGTGACGTGGATGAATACTAAAGCATCCACGTCAATGACAGCCATTGCCCCGTTATTCGGGCTTAACAGCGCAGAAGATATGATCGGAATGAATATGGATGAATTTCATGAATTGCCTCCATATCAGCGCAGGATCATGGACGACATTCATGATGGACATCGAGCAAGAATCAATATCAAGGAGAGGCTCGCTGCAGATATCGTGATCACTCCCATCACAAGTTCTACGCAATCCGGACAGGTGGAAGGCTATATGGTCATGCTTATGGATGTTACCTCAAGAGCAGAAGAGGAAAAGAGAAGAGAGACAATGATCCGGGAACTGTCTGTACCCATTTTACATATTTGGGATAAAACCATTGCCCTGCCGCTTAAAGGCGAACTTGATCTTGACCGGGGAGAAATAGTGATCAGCACTGTGCTTGAGGAGTGTGTAAAGAGCCGCATTGAATACGTCATGATCAGCATCAGCGGGATAAGCAGGTTTGACGATAGTATCAGACAAAACCTCCAGAAGCTCTATGATTGTTTAAAATTGATCGGGGTCGAATGCATCATCGTCGGGATTACACCCGAGCTTGCCATAAGTATCGGTGAGTTTGAAAACGTTTTGACTTTCAGTGACTCATCAACAGGGCTCAAATATATTATGTCTCTTCAGGAAAAAGAATCGGTATGA
- a CDS encoding YuiA family protein — translation MRATASTKTKFCLYCSGKGYFQLVLGGSETCPCCGGSGKQK, via the coding sequence ATGAGAGCTACTGCAAGTACGAAAACAAAATTTTGTCTATACTGTTCAGGAAAAGGATACTTTCAGTTAGTGTTGGGTGGTTCTGAGACATGTCCTTGCTGCGGAGGCAGCGGGAAACAAAAATAG
- a CDS encoding YuiB family protein: MPIHVMIISMLLFLVLFFGIGFLLNMLLRMTWIMAIIYPIIVIFIVDDVRFIEYFRNAGASFSELGTKISSLALADLLILGSGLAGAILSGIVMRILRAKGYRMF, translated from the coding sequence ATGCCTATACATGTAATGATTATTTCGATGCTTCTTTTTCTGGTTCTGTTTTTTGGAATCGGCTTTTTGTTAAATATGTTATTGCGTATGACATGGATAATGGCGATTATCTATCCGATCATTGTCATTTTTATTGTAGATGATGTGCGTTTTATTGAATACTTCCGAAATGCAGGAGCTTCGTTTTCGGAATTGGGCACTAAAATTAGCAGTTTAGCTTTGGCCGATCTTTTGATACTTGGCAGCGGACTTGCAGGAGCGATTCTTTCAGGGATTGTGATGAGAATCTTGAGAGCCAAAGGATATAGAATGTTTTGA
- a CDS encoding 3D domain-containing protein: MNLVIKWTKRIIMVSLFVLALGTTFQSVSGVEAQTFKSWLNENKGSQSERYSENHKTNHISLSFKFLKRLAGVKTMISSSKPVEGQLPTLEESVNWEQYPKNTVVATGYTAGVESTGKSPGHPGYGITYSGVKVKRDLYSTIAADTSVYPIGTILFIPNYGYGVVADTGSAIKGNKLDLYYDTVQQVYDEWGKQTLEVYVVQVGTGKLTEEDLVKLNSNESMQVFRQQILSTKVE; encoded by the coding sequence ATGAATTTGGTAATAAAATGGACGAAACGAATCATCATGGTTAGTTTATTTGTACTAGCCTTAGGGACCACCTTTCAATCGGTATCGGGGGTGGAAGCCCAGACGTTTAAATCCTGGCTGAATGAAAACAAAGGAAGTCAGTCGGAACGCTATTCAGAAAACCATAAAACAAATCATATATCATTATCATTCAAATTTTTGAAGAGATTAGCAGGGGTCAAGACGATGATCTCTTCAAGCAAACCTGTTGAAGGGCAACTTCCGACACTGGAAGAATCGGTCAATTGGGAGCAGTATCCGAAAAATACCGTGGTGGCTACTGGATATACGGCCGGTGTAGAATCAACGGGGAAAAGTCCGGGGCACCCTGGATATGGGATTACATACTCGGGAGTGAAAGTGAAAAGGGACTTATATTCTACGATTGCGGCAGATACATCCGTCTATCCGATCGGTACGATCCTCTTCATCCCTAACTATGGATATGGGGTCGTGGCTGATACAGGAAGTGCAATCAAAGGAAATAAGCTCGATTTATATTACGATACCGTTCAACAAGTCTATGATGAATGGGGAAAACAAACCCTTGAGGTGTATGTCGTACAAGTAGGTACAGGCAAGCTGACGGAAGAAGACCTGGTGAAACTGAACAGCAATGAATCGATGCAGGTCTTCAGGCAGCAAATCTTATCAACTAAAGTGGAATAA
- a CDS encoding cobalamin-binding protein produces MRIVSICPSNTEIIDYLGLTSSLVGVDDFSDYPEEVRSLPKLGPDLSINMDKLQALEPDLVFSSLSVPGMEKNIEELNRRNIPHITLNPQSFRDIAEDILTVGKACGVEETAVLRQQTFLHTVEELKRLSRTVSHAPVLYWEWWPKPVFTPGKINWLTELSEMAGAKNSYRDVELASVQTDWEDVRDRDPDYICLAWVGVQQKRVNPDIVKKRPGWDTMKAVQENRILILEEALYCRPSPLLLKGAVKLARMLHPAVYEGLDLQHSP; encoded by the coding sequence GTGAGGATTGTCTCTATTTGCCCGAGTAATACTGAAATCATCGATTATCTTGGACTTACATCCAGTCTGGTCGGCGTTGATGATTTTTCCGATTATCCTGAGGAAGTGCGTTCACTCCCCAAGCTGGGCCCCGACCTGTCCATCAATATGGATAAGCTACAGGCTTTGGAACCCGATCTCGTCTTTTCTTCACTGAGCGTCCCTGGGATGGAAAAAAATATCGAGGAATTAAATAGGAGAAACATTCCGCATATCACACTGAATCCTCAAAGCTTCCGGGACATCGCCGAGGATATATTAACGGTCGGGAAAGCATGCGGGGTTGAGGAAACCGCTGTCCTTAGGCAGCAGACGTTTTTACATACGGTTGAGGAATTAAAGAGGTTGAGCAGGACCGTAAGCCACGCGCCGGTCCTCTACTGGGAATGGTGGCCGAAGCCCGTTTTTACTCCGGGAAAAATAAATTGGCTCACCGAATTGAGTGAGATGGCAGGAGCCAAAAACAGTTACCGGGATGTCGAACTTGCCAGCGTCCAAACCGATTGGGAAGATGTCAGGGATCGTGATCCCGACTATATCTGCCTTGCATGGGTAGGCGTACAGCAGAAACGGGTGAATCCCGACATTGTAAAGAAGCGCCCCGGCTGGGATACAATGAAAGCCGTTCAGGAAAATCGGATACTCATTCTGGAGGAAGCCCTTTACTGCAGGCCGTCCCCCCTTCTTTTAAAAGGGGCGGTGAAGCTTGCCAGAATGCTGCATCCTGCAGTATACGAAGGATTGGACCTTCAACATTCTCCATAA
- a CDS encoding divergent PAP2 family protein, with amino-acid sequence MEVFLNFPLWASLFAIFFAQFVKVPIQFIATRELNWSLITSTGGMPSSHSAAVTALSTGVALETGLSSPVFAVSAIFAIITMFDATGVRRQAGEQAIVLNQLTIDFQKFMTEAKGWQNKPEQEKRKELKELLGHKPIEVFFGGLSGIILTLLLHYLLFT; translated from the coding sequence ATGGAAGTATTCTTGAATTTTCCATTGTGGGCCTCTTTATTTGCAATCTTCTTTGCACAATTTGTTAAGGTGCCCATTCAATTTATTGCAACGAGGGAATTAAACTGGTCATTGATCACGTCTACAGGCGGAATGCCAAGTTCACACTCTGCTGCAGTGACGGCTCTTTCAACAGGGGTCGCCTTGGAGACAGGACTTTCTTCCCCGGTTTTTGCCGTGTCGGCGATCTTTGCAATCATCACCATGTTTGATGCGACCGGTGTCAGAAGACAGGCGGGTGAACAGGCCATCGTGTTGAACCAGTTAACGATTGATTTTCAAAAATTCATGACAGAAGCCAAGGGCTGGCAGAACAAGCCCGAGCAGGAAAAGCGGAAAGAGCTTAAGGAACTGCTTGGACACAAACCGATCGAGGTCTTTTTCGGCGGCCTTTCAGGAATTATATTGACCCTGCTTCTGCACTATCTATTATTTACTTAG
- a CDS encoding leucyl aminopeptidase, giving the protein MNYTINQKDITKAAGECLVVGVYHQPSFEGELKELDHAFEGYLTSLVKDGDISSKPKKLSKIHTFEKIGSKRILFVGLGKQKDLTFDLLKEAMGLASKELKKMKVSSFSVALDTFSSEELPAADAAHALTEAYTMATYQFEGYKQKSNEPEVYVDSIEFLTSDDDKEVNTALEVGAAFGRGVNSARTLVNTPGNLLTSTKMAEYALELAERYDFEAEILDKEEMENLGMGALLAVNQGSVEPPKMIVLKYSGKDEWKDVIGLVGKGITFDTGGYSIKPKDGIVGMKTDMGGAAAVLGAMEIIGETKPEQNVVAVIPSTDNMVSGSAFKPDDVITAMSGKTIEVLNTDAEGRLALADGMTYAKHHGANYLVDVATLTGGVIIALGEDKTGALTNNEAFFEQVLEASSESGEFIWQLPYTEHDKKRVRSSKIADLNNSPGRAGHAIMGGAFVGEFADGLPWVHLDIAGTATTKSTYDLGPSGATGVMARTLALLVERFQPLEK; this is encoded by the coding sequence ATGAATTATACAATCAACCAAAAAGATATTACAAAAGCAGCAGGGGAATGTTTAGTGGTCGGAGTTTACCATCAGCCATCTTTTGAAGGGGAACTGAAAGAGCTTGATCACGCATTTGAAGGGTATCTTACTTCACTGGTGAAGGATGGAGACATTTCTTCAAAGCCTAAGAAACTATCAAAAATACATACGTTCGAGAAAATCGGAAGCAAGCGGATCCTGTTTGTCGGACTTGGCAAACAAAAGGATCTGACTTTCGATCTTTTAAAAGAGGCGATGGGACTTGCATCGAAAGAGCTGAAAAAAATGAAAGTCTCTTCTTTTTCAGTGGCGCTTGATACATTTTCATCAGAAGAACTGCCTGCTGCAGATGCGGCACATGCTCTCACAGAAGCGTACACGATGGCTACATATCAGTTCGAAGGCTACAAGCAAAAATCAAATGAGCCTGAAGTGTATGTGGACAGCATTGAGTTTTTAACAAGCGATGATGACAAAGAAGTCAATACGGCTCTTGAAGTGGGAGCGGCTTTCGGAAGAGGTGTCAATTCGGCGCGTACTCTTGTGAATACACCTGGTAATCTGCTAACATCTACAAAAATGGCAGAATACGCCCTGGAACTTGCAGAGCGCTATGATTTCGAGGCGGAAATACTCGATAAAGAAGAAATGGAGAACCTCGGAATGGGAGCCCTCCTTGCAGTCAATCAGGGATCGGTTGAGCCGCCTAAGATGATCGTCCTGAAATACAGCGGAAAAGATGAATGGAAAGACGTCATCGGCTTGGTCGGAAAAGGAATCACCTTCGATACCGGCGGTTATTCCATCAAGCCGAAGGACGGCATTGTCGGCATGAAGACGGATATGGGTGGCGCTGCAGCTGTCCTTGGGGCAATGGAAATCATCGGTGAAACAAAGCCTGAGCAGAATGTGGTAGCCGTGATTCCATCAACGGACAACATGGTAAGCGGTTCTGCATTCAAGCCTGATGATGTCATCACGGCGATGAGCGGGAAAACGATCGAGGTCCTGAACACGGATGCCGAGGGACGCCTTGCCCTTGCAGACGGGATGACTTATGCGAAGCATCACGGAGCGAATTACCTGGTGGATGTGGCGACGCTGACCGGCGGGGTCATCATTGCACTTGGAGAAGATAAGACAGGTGCCCTCACAAATAATGAGGCATTCTTTGAGCAGGTGCTTGAAGCATCGAGCGAGTCCGGAGAATTCATCTGGCAGCTGCCATACACGGAACATGATAAAAAACGTGTCCGCAGCAGTAAGATTGCCGACCTCAACAATTCACCAGGACGGGCAGGACATGCCATCATGGGCGGTGCCTTCGTAGGGGAATTTGCCGATGGTCTCCCATGGGTTCACCTGGATATCGCAGGAACAGCCACGACGAAGAGCACATATGATCTTGGTCCTTCTGGTGCCACTGGTGTCATGGCCCGTACGCTGGCACTACTGGTGGAACGATTCCAGCCTTTAGAAAAATAA